Proteins encoded in a region of the Benincasa hispida cultivar B227 chromosome 2, ASM972705v1, whole genome shotgun sequence genome:
- the LOC120072103 gene encoding uncharacterized mitochondrial protein AtMg00810-like — protein MVEVFVKQMQDEFEMIMVRGLSYFLRFQIKQFNEGIFISQSKYAKNLVKKFGLQSACGKRTSAPTHVIMSKDSNGTNVDESLYRSIIGSLLYLIASRPDIAFSVGVCARYQSCPKNGHLLSVKRIIKYINGTNDYGLLYTIDTNNALIG, from the coding sequence ATGGTCGAGGTCTTTGTGAAACAAATGCAggatgaatttgaaatgattatGGTAAGAGGACTATCCTATTTTCTGAGATTTCAAATCAAACAATTTAATGAGGGAATCTTTATCTCACAAAGCAAATATGCCAAGAATTTAGTTAAGAAATTTGGTCTTCAAAGTGCCTGTGGTAAAAGAACTTCTGCTCCAACTCATGTAATAATGTCAAAAGACTCCAATGGAACTAATGTTGATGAAAGTCTCTATAGAAGCATCATTGGGAGTTTGCTTTATTTGATTGCCAGTAGACCTGACATTGCTTTTTCTGTTGGTGTATGCGCTAGATATCAGTCTTGTCCTAAAAATGGTCATTTACTCAGTGTAAAGAGAATTATCAAATACATAAATGGGACTAATGATTATGGCTTATTGTACACTATTGATACCAATAACGCTCTAATTGGCTAA